In the Symmachiella macrocystis genome, TTCGCAAAAGAATTACATGTCGATTTACCTCATGTGTACATATAGCGATCCGGGACAAGAAACCTGGTTCCGCGAAGCGTGGGCAAAAACCGGTAAGAAACTGAACATGGGCAAATCGTGCGTGCGTTTCAAAAAACTCGAGGACCTGCCGCTCAAGGTGATCGGCCAAGCCATCAAACGAGTCTCGGTGAAGAAGTTCATCTCCTACTACGAGTCGGCAACTCAAGGCAGCAGCGCTTCTCGACGTCGCAAGTGTTAGTCAATGGCTGACATCACGGGAAGACCAACCGTGATATTCACGCGACCGACCGGGTACTTTTCGCTTCGTCGGGTGCGGTGGCAGCGAACGCGCTAGCAGGATGGCTCGGTGGAACTGAAATTGTCGCCACGTCAGCATTTTTACAAGACAATCGCTGCACATCGGCCGATTTGACAATTTCACCAAGAATAAAAGTGCCTTGGGGGGAGCCGCGGTCGCAGTTTCGCCCGTGAACTCTGGATTCTTCTTGTTTCTCCCGGACGAAACACGCCGAAATCATTCCGGAGTAATTTCCCCCATTCAAATTTCGTGTTGCCGGATTCCCAAAAACGATAATTCCGGGGTACTGATTTCTGAATCATTGTGTATTCACGATTAAAAAAACCGCTCAGTTCTCGCCAAAAACGCGGTTTCATACCCCATAACCCGTACAGTCGCGACCTGTTGCTGTGCCAAACCTGACAGTGGAAGCAATTCCCATGGCCAATTCTCAATTATTTTCCATGTTTGGGAAAATGTCGTAGCGGGCGAAATCGCCGTTATGGCCATAAAAATACTTGGAAATCCTGCGTTGAGACTACGAACATTGATTTCATCCCCTAAAATGGCCAGAGATGATTGGACGAAGCGATGGATTTTCAAGTCGCGAAGCTAACCTTCCCTACTTCCTACGAGACTCAACTAGTGATGGACGAAACACCTCAGGCGATCGATGCGGGCGAATTAGACGAGTGGTTTGAATCGCTCGACGATCTGTTACACCGCCACGGACCCGACGGCGTACGTCAGATGATGTCGGTTTTGCAAGAGCGAGCCTACCAAGCCGGTGTGGCCATGCCCTTTACGGCCAACACCCCTTACATCAACACAATTC is a window encoding:
- a CDS encoding DUF1801 domain-containing protein, which codes for MKSTATTVEQYLAELPDDRHEAIEAVRAVILKNLPSGYEEGMQYGMIGYYVPHSIYPAGYHCNPQQPLPFASLASQKNYMSIYLMCTYSDPGQETWFREAWAKTGKKLNMGKSCVRFKKLEDLPLKVIGQAIKRVSVKKFISYYESATQGSSASRRRKC